The nucleotide sequence TGAGACTGAGGCTGACTTCCAGGCGTCAAATTCAAGTCACTAAGTTGAATCTCCTCCCCCATGGCAAAAATCGTCGCTCGCTCAAGAATATTGCGGAGTTCGCGAATATTCCCTTTAAATGAGTAGGATAACAAGCCTGCTTCTGCTTCTAAACTCAATTTAAGTGAACGGTGGCAGCGCTGTGAAAACTCTTTTAAGAAGCTTTGAGCCAAAGGAATAATATCCTGTGTTCGTTCACGCAGTGCAGGAATAGGAATTTTGGCAATATTGACTCGAAAATAAAGGTCTTCGCGAAATTCACCCGCTTCAACTAAACTCTCTAAGTCGCGATTAGACGCTACCAAAATCCTTGTATCATCAAGTTTAATTTCTTGATCACCTCCCACACGACGAACTACCCTATCTTCTAATACACGAAGTAGTTTTACTTGGGCATTGAGGGGCATTTCTGAGATTTCATCAAGAAAAACAGTTCCTCCCTTGGCCAATTCAAAAACTCCAGATCGACGACTATCCGCTCCAGTGAAAGCTCCTTTCTCATGACCAAAGAGCTCTGACTCAATCAATTTTTCCGGAATGGCTCCACAATTAATCGCCACAAATGGTTTCTTTTCTCCACAAGTCAATTCATGAATATGGCGAGCCGCAATTTCTTTTCCTGAACCCGTTTCGCCATGAAGCCATACGCAAGTCATTGGCATTTTACTTACTCGACGCATCATTTCTAACATAGTTTTTGTTGCTGGAGAGTCTCCAAAAAAACCAATTTTTGAAGTTTGATTCAACTCAAGACGTTGCTTGAGTTGCGCATTTTCCTGCTTAAGGTCATTGAAGCGCTTGGTACGTTTTAATGATTCCACGACTTCACGGGCATGAAGGGGTTTACGGAAATAATCAAAGGCACCATTTTTAAGTGCTTCAATGGCGAGTGCCTCATTTGAATGCCCCGTGATAATCAGTACTTCTGTATCATCACCATAAGTTTTTTTGAGTTCTTTCAAGAAAGTCATGCCATCCATTTGTGGCATGCGTACATCACTGATAACTATGCCAGCTGACTTGACCTTGAGTTCAGCCAAAGCATCAATTGGATTACACGCACAACGAACGTGAACACCCAGCGAAGCTAAATACATACTTAAACTATCGCGAATTGCTTCATCATCATCAACGATGAAGACTTCTAAGTCTTTAAGTTCATGCTTGGCCATCTTTACCTCGTTTAAATAATATTTTAAAAACTGTGCCTGTTTGATCAGAACCCATTAAGCTTAATTTCGCTCCAAAATCTTTTAAAATCCCGTGACAGATTGGCAAACCTAAACCCGTTCCTTGTCCTGGTTCTTTGGACGTGAAAAAGGGCTCAAAAACCTTTGCTTGTATCTCACTTGGGATTCCAGCTCCATCATCTTCAATCAGAACTTCTATCACTTCGCCATGGACTTTACTTTTAATCGAAATATTCCCATATTTACGACCCGTTTCGGCAATGCTATCTCGAGCATTAATAATCAGATTAATAAAGACCTGCTCAAGTCTATGGGTATCTCCACAGACTTCATGGCTCGAATCAACTTCAACATTTACCTGAACACCGCTACTCTGAAGTTGTTGCCCGATTAAACTGAGTGCGCGCTCTAAAGTTTTATGCAGATCACAATTTTCATTAAAATCTTCTTTTTTCTCTGCAGAGAATTCCCGCATGTGCTGAATAATGTCTGCCGCACGATCAACTAAGCCCACAACTTTACTCATGGTTTGATGCATAAATTCTTTGGTCAACTCTTGCTCACTTTCCAAATGATCCGTAATCATATCGGCATAAACTCGAATACCTGAGAGTGGCTGATTCAATTCATGGGCAATACCGCCAGCCATACTGGCCAAAGCTGAAAGCCTTTGATTAAATAGAGTCTGTACATCGAGTTCATTCCCCAATTTCTGCATGTGCTCTTCCAAGAGTTTTTGTTCAGAAATATTGCGAATAAAGACCACTGCCATTTCTCGCTCACCTAATTTCAAGGGTGCATATTGTAAAAATAAATCGAGTTCACGACCTGTTGAATCATAGGCTTTAACCTCGGCATAAGAGTTCGAATGCTTGGCTTTATTACTGAGGCTTACGAATGAGTTAAAGTCGAGTCCTTTTGATGCCATCGGGCAAATACTCAAAATCCGTGCTGCTGCAGAATTCACCTTCTCTATTTTTTGATTTTCATCCAATAAAACTAAGCCATCTACTGAACTATTAAATATTGCACTGAGTTGGGTTTCACTTTGATAAAGATCTTTAAGTGCATTTTTTAGATTGGTAATCTCATGGCGAATTGCCATAAAACGATAAATTTTTCCGGAATCATCTTTAAAGGGAATAATGGTTGTATCCACCCAATAAATTTCACCATTCTTCTTACGGTTACAAACCTCACCTTTCCAAATTCCGCCTTCTTTAATGGTCGTCCATAGTGATGTAAAAAACTCTTTATGGTGGTAACCCGAGCGAATAATTTGATGCGTTTTTCCAATTAGCTCTTCGCGAGAATAACCCGATACTTCACAAAACCGACGATTTACATCAATAATGATTCCATCCGGGTCAGTGTAAGCCACTATCGTACTGGCATTCAATGCCTGAGATAGGTTTTCCAGTCGTTTTGATTTATCTTCCAATTTCATCTTTTTGTTTAGTGTTCGCAGCAGCTGGCCACTTTGCCAGTTTCTTGTTCTAAATGTGGACTCACATAGGGAATGCCCAAATCCATTCCTCGTAAAATCAATAAACTTCCTGTCATTAATACGGCTAAAGGTATGGTCATTGCCCTAACGCGAGGATTTGCGATCAATCTACCGGCTCCTGCACTCATCAGTAAGACCGGGATATTCCCTAAACCAAAAGCCACCATCATTAATACTCCATGAATGGGAGACTCTGCTGTTAGGCTTGCTCCCAGTGCCACGTAAACCACTCCACAGGGTAATAAGCCATTAAGGATTCCCAAGGCATAATTTCCACCTAAACTTTGGCTTCCCATTAATTTCCCAAACGATTGACGTAATTTCTTATTCCATTTTGTTTGTGGAAAGTGGCTCATCACACGGCGTTTGATTTTCATAGGGGCAAAATAAACTACTAATATTAATAAACCCGTAATCACCGAAATTCGATTTTGATAAAGACCTAAGCTAATCATTTTTGAGGTCAGTGCAATGATCAATCCCAGAATGCCATAAGTCGTCAAACGTCCCAGTTGTAAGCTACAAAAGTGACTAGCGACAAATTTATTGCCATTCGAAAATTTTGCACACATCAAGGGCCCACACATACCTGCACAATGCAGACTCACGGCTAGTCCTAGAATAAATGAGCTTAGAATTGTCGTCATCCATTACTCCACGAAGAAATCTTTACGAATACGATAGTTTTGCTGGCCATCAGTCCAAAGCACTTCCACTTTCCATTTACCGCTAATGAAGTCTGTCATGGCTAGCTCAATCGGCCCCGTGAATTCAAGCTGCTTATCTGCTTTACTATCTGAAGGACGCGAAAACAACAAGGTCCCTTCGGTAATTTTTGGCGCTAAAAATGATAATTGCTGCGCCTTATGATCCACTTTGAATTCTGCTGGACTTTCTAAGCGGTTGGCATTGGCATACTCCGCAAGAATAGCATTTGACTCGATATCCTTTTGATAATAATTCTTTTCAACATGCTCGGGGGTTTTGCCCGAGGTCATTGCTACTAAACTCAAGATGTAAATAATAAAACTCACCAGAGTCACCACGGGGAAAAACTTCCACCAAGTATTTTTTTTCTGCTCTTTCATTTGATTTTTTTCTCCTTTATGAATCTTGGGTAGAGGTAATTTGTTTCTTTGATTTCAAGCAATTCTTCTCCGCGATAAATTCCAATTTTTACTCGCTGCATTTTACCGACACCCTGACCTTTTTCTTGACTTTCCAGTATGCGATTGACATCTTTCACTTCTTTACCCGACAAAGTTAGCATCCCATTAGGGATAAAAGTCATACCCGCATTTTCCATTATCCGCATTTCTAAATTCAAATCTTCATTAGTTCGATTCACTAATTTGATCAAAAATAAATTTCGAGATTTTTCCCCTTCTATAATGGGGGTCGATCCATGGGGACGCACAAATGTAGTGTCAACGGGACTGCGATCAAATAACATCACGATAATCACCGCAGTTAAAGCAATCAGTAAAAAACTATAGGATTTAACTCTTGCCGTAAATTCAAACTTTCCCCCAGTCTCAATCTTATTGATGGAACTATGGTGGATCAAACCTTTGGGCTTATTATTGGCTTCCATAATATTGTCACAGGCATCAATACAGGCCGTACAATTCACACATTCCAACTGAGGAAAGCCATTGCGAATATCAATCCCCGTGGGACAAACTTGAACACATAAACCACAATCAACACAATCTCCGAATTTGGTATCAACCTTCTCTTTACGGATGCGATTAGATGCGCGCCCTTCTCCGCGTTTATAATCGTAAGCAACTGCCTGAGAATGGTTATCCAAGAGTACGGATTGTAAGCGTGCATAGGGACAAAGATAAATGCAAAACTGTTCTCTAAACCAGGTGAAATGGAAAAAGAAAACCAGACTAAAGCCTATCACTCCCCAAAATAGTTTAATATTTGAACTCGGACCGGTACGAATGAGTTCAATGAGCTGATCACTACCAACTACATAGGCTAAGAACAAATTGGATATAAAAAGAGATATAGCGTAAAAAGCAATTAATTTCACTAGACGCTTTAACAAACGTTTACCCCTTAATGGGGTCTTCGCGGCTTTGCGCTGTGCCGAACCATCACCCTCTATCCAGTACTCCACTTTACGGAACACCATCTCAAGAAACACGGTTTGTGGGCAAGCCCAACCGCAAAAAACACGGCCATAAACAGCCGTCACCAAAGCAATGGCAATAAAGAGCGCGATCATCATTAAGGCAAAAATGGGGAAATCTCGAGTTACGAAACCCGATCCGAAAATCACAAATTCACGATCAAAAATATTGAACATAAATAAAGGACGGCCATTAATTTTAATGAAGGGGATCGCCACCATAATGACAATCTGAAATAGACTCAGATAAGAACGTAAGTTATAGAGCTTACCTTTTGGTTTTCTCGGGTACACCCATAAGCGCTTCCCCTGCTTGTCGGCAGTCGAAAGGTTTTCCCGAAAATTATCTGAGTCATTATTCATTTTATTTCTCTTTTTCCCCTTGGGCTTCTCTTCCCGGGAGCTTCTTACCCTTCATGGCATAAACATATTGACTAACGCCCTGAATTTCTCGTGGGCTAATTTGGCCTTCCCATTTAGGCATACCTTTATCGGCAACTCCGACTTCAATAATCTTTTGAATGGCCTCAAGACTTCCTCCATGAAGGAAGTATTCATCGGTCAAATTAGGCCCCACCATGCCTTGGCCTTGTGGACCATGACAAATAGCGCACTTTGAAGTAAATACGCCTTGGCCTTGAAGTAAGAGTTGAGCCCTTTGCTCTTGTGGTGATAAGGAATCAAAATCCGCGAGCCGAGCCTGTTGCTCTTGAGCTGCATTATTGAGTTCACGCTGATAGGCCTGCTCCATCAAGTTTCCCCCTGAGAAAACATGATAATGCAGTACATAAACTCCTCCAAGGATGATCGTGAAGATCATGGTGGCAAGCCACCAAGTCGGCAAGTCATTATCTAATTCTCGAATCCCGTCATAGTCATGATCCATGAGTTTATCATCATCCGGAATATTAGTCATTATTCATGCTCCTTATCTAAAGCTTTGGCCGCCATTTCATTGGCAAAATCATCTGACAAGAAAAAAGCTCTGATGGTTGAAACGGTGAATGATAACATGAAAGCTATGATCGAGACAATACCAAAAATTGCCATGCCACTTTGCGTAGCTAAAAATTCCTTAATCATTTTACGACTCCTTCATTTTTTTCTTCAATAAGTTTTTCTTTGCCCTCAGCATCGGGATCAAAATCTGTACCCATGCGTTGGAGGTAAGCAATGAGCGCAATGACTTCAGC is from Lentisphaera profundi and encodes:
- a CDS encoding sigma-54-dependent transcriptional regulator codes for the protein MAKHELKDLEVFIVDDDEAIRDSLSMYLASLGVHVRCACNPIDALAELKVKSAGIVISDVRMPQMDGMTFLKELKKTYGDDTEVLIITGHSNEALAIEALKNGAFDYFRKPLHAREVVESLKRTKRFNDLKQENAQLKQRLELNQTSKIGFFGDSPATKTMLEMMRRVSKMPMTCVWLHGETGSGKEIAARHIHELTCGEKKPFVAINCGAIPEKLIESELFGHEKGAFTGADSRRSGVFELAKGGTVFLDEISEMPLNAQVKLLRVLEDRVVRRVGGDQEIKLDDTRILVASNRDLESLVEAGEFREDLYFRVNIAKIPIPALRERTQDIIPLAQSFLKEFSQRCHRSLKLSLEAEAGLLSYSFKGNIRELRNILERATIFAMGEEIQLSDLNLTPGSQPQSHKEMALNTSSLNLKEMEETFVKRAIRQGNHSHAARILGITPQALYRKLDKYGLR
- a CDS encoding PAS domain-containing sensor histidine kinase gives rise to the protein MEDKSKRLENLSQALNASTIVAYTDPDGIIIDVNRRFCEVSGYSREELIGKTHQIIRSGYHHKEFFTSLWTTIKEGGIWKGEVCNRKKNGEIYWVDTTIIPFKDDSGKIYRFMAIRHEITNLKNALKDLYQSETQLSAIFNSSVDGLVLLDENQKIEKVNSAAARILSICPMASKGLDFNSFVSLSNKAKHSNSYAEVKAYDSTGRELDLFLQYAPLKLGEREMAVVFIRNISEQKLLEEHMQKLGNELDVQTLFNQRLSALASMAGGIAHELNQPLSGIRVYADMITDHLESEQELTKEFMHQTMSKVVGLVDRAADIIQHMREFSAEKKEDFNENCDLHKTLERALSLIGQQLQSSGVQVNVEVDSSHEVCGDTHRLEQVFINLIINARDSIAETGRKYGNISIKSKVHGEVIEVLIEDDGAGIPSEIQAKVFEPFFTSKEPGQGTGLGLPICHGILKDFGAKLSLMGSDQTGTVFKILFKRGKDGQA
- a CDS encoding sulfite exporter TauE/SafE family protein; protein product: MTTILSSFILGLAVSLHCAGMCGPLMCAKFSNGNKFVASHFCSLQLGRLTTYGILGLIIALTSKMISLGLYQNRISVITGLLILVVYFAPMKIKRRVMSHFPQTKWNKKLRQSFGKLMGSQSLGGNYALGILNGLLPCGVVYVALGASLTAESPIHGVLMMVAFGLGNIPVLLMSAGAGRLIANPRVRAMTIPLAVLMTGSLLILRGMDLGIPYVSPHLEQETGKVASCCEH
- a CDS encoding FixH family protein, translated to MKEQKKNTWWKFFPVVTLVSFIIYILSLVAMTSGKTPEHVEKNYYQKDIESNAILAEYANANRLESPAEFKVDHKAQQLSFLAPKITEGTLLFSRPSDSKADKQLEFTGPIELAMTDFISGKWKVEVLWTDGQQNYRIRKDFFVE
- the ccoG gene encoding cytochrome c oxidase accessory protein CcoG, whose amino-acid sequence is MNNDSDNFRENLSTADKQGKRLWVYPRKPKGKLYNLRSYLSLFQIVIMVAIPFIKINGRPLFMFNIFDREFVIFGSGFVTRDFPIFALMMIALFIAIALVTAVYGRVFCGWACPQTVFLEMVFRKVEYWIEGDGSAQRKAAKTPLRGKRLLKRLVKLIAFYAISLFISNLFLAYVVGSDQLIELIRTGPSSNIKLFWGVIGFSLVFFFHFTWFREQFCIYLCPYARLQSVLLDNHSQAVAYDYKRGEGRASNRIRKEKVDTKFGDCVDCGLCVQVCPTGIDIRNGFPQLECVNCTACIDACDNIMEANNKPKGLIHHSSINKIETGGKFEFTARVKSYSFLLIALTAVIIVMLFDRSPVDTTFVRPHGSTPIIEGEKSRNLFLIKLVNRTNEDLNLEMRIMENAGMTFIPNGMLTLSGKEVKDVNRILESQEKGQGVGKMQRVKIGIYRGEELLEIKETNYLYPRFIKEKKIK
- a CDS encoding cbb3-type cytochrome c oxidase N-terminal domain-containing protein, which encodes MTNIPDDDKLMDHDYDGIRELDNDLPTWWLATMIFTIILGGVYVLHYHVFSGGNLMEQAYQRELNNAAQEQQARLADFDSLSPQEQRAQLLLQGQGVFTSKCAICHGPQGQGMVGPNLTDEYFLHGGSLEAIQKIIEVGVADKGMPKWEGQISPREIQGVSQYVYAMKGKKLPGREAQGEKEK